Proteins co-encoded in one Saprospira grandis genomic window:
- a CDS encoding SLBB domain-containing protein, translating to MREQISLFILICCSLFALNLQAQIPPIVPPVIDPGQVDPGGNGNGGTIEAPKVDPKASEMNAEEQKVKEQIEEERKEQRKKEEEKDILARKRQEELPEPKIWGQQFFRDQSIKLFDRSKNQRAIESYRVASGDEIKVTVWGAVDFSKSVSVNDNGYIDLSIPDLLVPRLYIKGMQFKDVRDAIYQRLSRHMNMKGSNYDVQLNYSRSITVNITGEVFSPGSYTIPATNTAFNALVASGGPSQISSVRRIKVISSDHPTRQLDVYKFASNPNVSEEFFLDNNDYIFVPLAEKVVEVRGSVKRPFYYELLEGEQLLEALAFAGGVKADAYLRNIQIKRYANDEERIIDVNLAQIIANEENFPLMNGDIIELSPISEAYSNYVTVEGAVKLLGEYELGAETRILEVLQKSGIMLSAVKEKIYVRRLRPDFSIEYIDVSIDSILAGQEEANIALRALDKIEVKFKSEFVDEYQVQIYGAVRKSGAYAHSDSLTLADLLYLANGIEKEAANSILEISRLVPQADGSSKVELMSYDINEDLEVVGAEDLTLEPRDQIFVRLAKNYKLPKNVSIQGEIAYPGAYTLQDNGERIADLLARAGGTTPLAFLEGARLIRQGEGFVVLDLKDVVKNPDSRFNYILRPGDQLSIPVVKDLVAIAGRINHPEVKNKSEIAEIELKLKLLKTENKIEREEIQAEEAISRKIKPDRINVPFHKGKRANYYLKEYAGGIDRANGGRKRLVYVRYPSGAVKKTRNYFFFKCYPKVTKGAMVYVDTKTKTDKQNIPKKKRQPIEWNRIIQNGVAITSSTLTLLLAIRALNN from the coding sequence ATGCGAGAGCAGATTAGCTTGTTTATCCTGATTTGTTGTAGCCTGTTTGCCCTAAATCTGCAGGCCCAAATTCCTCCTATTGTGCCTCCTGTTATTGATCCGGGCCAAGTAGATCCCGGTGGAAATGGAAATGGCGGAACCATAGAAGCGCCCAAAGTAGATCCTAAGGCTAGTGAAATGAATGCCGAGGAGCAAAAAGTAAAGGAGCAAATTGAAGAAGAGCGGAAAGAGCAGCGCAAAAAAGAAGAAGAAAAAGATATTTTGGCCCGCAAACGCCAAGAAGAATTGCCCGAACCCAAAATTTGGGGACAGCAGTTTTTTAGAGACCAAAGTATCAAGCTCTTTGACCGTTCTAAAAATCAAAGAGCGATAGAAAGCTATCGGGTGGCCTCTGGCGACGAAATTAAAGTGACCGTTTGGGGAGCCGTAGATTTTAGTAAAAGCGTGAGCGTAAATGACAATGGCTATATTGACCTTTCTATTCCCGATTTGTTAGTGCCCAGATTGTACATCAAGGGCATGCAATTTAAAGATGTTCGAGATGCTATTTATCAGCGGCTTTCTCGGCATATGAATATGAAAGGCTCTAATTATGATGTGCAACTGAATTACTCTAGAAGTATTACGGTCAATATTACAGGAGAGGTATTTAGCCCAGGAAGCTATACTATTCCGGCCACCAACACGGCCTTTAATGCCCTAGTAGCTTCTGGCGGCCCCTCGCAGATTAGTAGCGTCCGTCGGATCAAAGTGATTAGTAGCGATCATCCGACCAGACAGCTAGATGTCTATAAGTTTGCCAGCAACCCCAATGTTTCTGAGGAATTTTTCTTAGACAATAACGACTATATTTTTGTGCCCCTAGCCGAAAAAGTAGTGGAGGTCCGAGGATCTGTTAAGCGCCCTTTTTACTACGAATTACTAGAGGGCGAACAACTCCTAGAGGCCTTGGCCTTTGCAGGAGGAGTAAAGGCAGATGCCTATTTACGCAATATTCAGATTAAGCGCTACGCCAATGATGAAGAGCGAATTATTGATGTGAATCTGGCCCAAATTATAGCCAATGAAGAGAACTTCCCTTTGATGAATGGGGATATTATTGAGCTTTCGCCCATTTCTGAGGCCTACTCTAATTATGTGACCGTAGAAGGGGCCGTAAAGCTGCTAGGAGAATACGAATTGGGGGCCGAGACCCGGATCCTAGAAGTTTTGCAGAAGTCGGGCATTATGCTCTCTGCAGTTAAAGAAAAAATTTATGTGCGCCGCCTTCGTCCCGATTTCTCTATTGAATACATCGATGTGAGCATTGATAGCATTTTGGCTGGCCAAGAAGAGGCCAATATCGCTTTGCGGGCCCTCGATAAAATTGAGGTGAAATTCAAATCGGAATTTGTAGATGAGTATCAGGTGCAAATTTATGGCGCCGTGCGCAAATCAGGAGCCTACGCCCATAGTGATAGCCTTACTTTAGCCGATCTGCTCTATCTGGCCAATGGCATCGAAAAAGAAGCGGCCAACTCTATTCTAGAAATCTCTAGATTGGTCCCTCAAGCTGACGGAAGCTCTAAGGTAGAGCTGATGAGCTATGATATCAATGAAGACCTAGAGGTGGTTGGGGCCGAAGACCTGACCCTAGAACCCCGAGACCAAATTTTTGTCCGCCTAGCCAAAAATTATAAGCTCCCCAAAAATGTAAGCATCCAAGGGGAAATTGCTTATCCTGGTGCCTATACCTTGCAAGATAATGGCGAACGGATTGCCGACCTCTTGGCTAGAGCAGGAGGGACTACCCCTCTGGCTTTTCTAGAAGGGGCTCGCCTGATTCGCCAAGGCGAAGGCTTTGTAGTCCTCGACCTTAAAGATGTGGTGAAGAACCCAGATTCTCGCTTTAACTATATTTTGCGCCCCGGCGACCAACTCTCTATTCCGGTGGTTAAAGATTTAGTGGCCATCGCAGGCCGGATTAACCACCCCGAGGTGAAAAATAAATCGGAAATTGCTGAAATCGAACTGAAATTGAAGTTGCTAAAAACTGAGAATAAGATCGAAAGAGAAGAAATTCAGGCCGAAGAAGCCATTAGCCGAAAAATTAAGCCCGACCGCATCAATGTGCCTTTTCATAAAGGCAAACGTGCCAATTATTACCTCAAAGAATATGCTGGGGGAATTGACCGAGCTAATGGTGGCCGCAAACGCCTGGTCTATGTTCGCTACCCCTCTGGTGCCGTGAAGAAAACACGCAACTATTTCTTCTTTAAATGCTACCCCAAAGTGACTAAGGGCGCTATGGTGTATGTAGATACCAAAACTAAAACCGATAAACAAAATATTCCCAAGAAGAAACGACAGCCCATCGAATGGAACCGTATCATCCAAAATGGGGTAGCCATTACTTCTTCTACCTTGACCCTCTTGCTCGCTATCCGAGCCCTAAACAACTAA
- a CDS encoding T9SS type A sorting domain-containing protein, whose amino-acid sequence MTLNNYKKWLLSSSFLLLGLSSWAQHNNELYNDGALIKVQAGADVYVMGDVHQIGATALMDHDGYLEVQGNMYSDNLFQQRGTGTTKLINDDVNAGQTQFISGSYAVRGGQAATGVDDGSFYDLQLANDQGVVWLNGTGNVADVRNTVDFNGPGAATANRIITADPSALPTNGAAYPAVFGLMNPTAGLANMLDNTVNTNGNMSAFDNGYVQGKLRRAISAAGGTYGYVLGLEPAAAGAQRGMQYIHLDFSGANNYDVITGYFQTGLDNSFGSQLECSGYQIDYWGGLDHGQWVFDDFTGAGSGDYAVRVWPQDDNFLSKTVWLVTKDNAVAGTPDDCGGSPVSLERTGFNGFSQFGVAAADILLAQNKLLDLEATPIENNYIQLDWSTEEEDDLAHFEVERSLDNSQFSFLAQVSAQGNSQLIQNYQLDDYEVLPNVNYYYRLRLVNNDGTFSYSPTVVARLYGETAEENIRIFPNPASGNAQIDILSSQERDLQIRVFDAIGQLIYEQDAQTQIGHQLIQLPAQDWPAGLYLIQVAAPDFQQTKELIKTH is encoded by the coding sequence ATGACATTGAACAACTACAAAAAATGGCTGCTCAGTAGTAGCTTTCTATTGCTTGGCCTAAGTAGCTGGGCACAGCACAATAATGAGCTCTATAATGATGGCGCCCTGATTAAGGTCCAAGCTGGAGCCGATGTTTATGTAATGGGAGATGTTCATCAAATTGGCGCAACCGCCCTGATGGACCATGACGGCTACCTAGAAGTACAGGGAAATATGTACTCCGATAACCTCTTTCAGCAAAGAGGAACTGGAACAACCAAACTCATCAATGATGATGTTAATGCTGGACAAACGCAGTTCATTAGCGGTAGTTATGCCGTTCGAGGTGGACAGGCCGCCACTGGCGTAGATGATGGCTCTTTTTATGACCTTCAATTGGCCAATGACCAAGGTGTGGTTTGGCTCAATGGAACAGGAAATGTAGCCGATGTACGCAATACCGTAGATTTTAACGGCCCCGGAGCCGCTACGGCCAACCGAATTATCACCGCAGATCCCTCTGCCCTACCCACTAATGGAGCTGCTTATCCCGCCGTTTTTGGCCTAATGAACCCCACAGCTGGCCTAGCCAATATGCTCGACAATACCGTAAATACCAACGGAAATATGTCGGCCTTTGATAATGGCTATGTACAAGGAAAACTCCGCCGAGCTATTTCTGCCGCTGGCGGAACCTACGGCTATGTATTGGGCCTAGAACCCGCCGCAGCGGGCGCCCAAAGAGGAATGCAGTACATTCATCTCGATTTTTCTGGTGCCAATAATTATGATGTCATCACGGGCTACTTCCAAACTGGCCTAGACAATAGCTTTGGCAGCCAGCTAGAATGTAGCGGCTACCAAATTGACTACTGGGGCGGCCTAGATCATGGCCAATGGGTCTTTGATGATTTTACGGGCGCTGGCTCTGGCGATTATGCCGTAAGAGTTTGGCCTCAAGATGATAATTTCCTCTCCAAAACCGTTTGGCTAGTGACTAAAGATAATGCCGTTGCCGGTACGCCCGACGATTGTGGCGGTAGCCCCGTCTCTCTAGAGCGCACAGGCTTCAATGGCTTCTCTCAGTTTGGGGTGGCCGCTGCCGACATCCTTTTGGCCCAAAATAAGTTGTTGGACCTAGAGGCTACGCCTATCGAAAATAACTACATTCAGCTAGATTGGAGCACCGAAGAAGAGGATGATCTCGCTCATTTTGAGGTAGAACGCAGCCTAGATAATAGCCAATTTAGCTTTTTGGCTCAGGTTTCTGCCCAAGGCAATAGCCAACTCATCCAAAATTACCAACTAGATGACTATGAGGTCTTGCCTAATGTCAATTATTACTACCGCCTTCGCCTAGTCAATAATGATGGCACCTTCAGCTATAGCCCCACGGTGGTCGCTCGCCTCTATGGCGAAACAGCAGAGGAAAATATTCGCATTTTCCCCAATCCCGCTAGCGGTAACGCCCAAATCGATATCTTGTCTAGCCAAGAGCGCGATCTACAAATCCGCGTTTTTGATGCTATCGGCCAATTGATTTATGAGCAAGATGCCCAAACTCAAATTGGACATCAGTTGATTCAACTTCCCGCTCAAGATTGGCCCGCTGGCTTGTACCTCATCCAAGTCGCTGCTCCCGATTTCCAACAAACTAAAGAGCTGATCAAAACGCACTAA
- a CDS encoding lipopolysaccharide biosynthesis protein, translated as MDFSQLLTAENIQKQLKRYAWLWLKWSWLVLILAAALGYYLYQSKAKLPTRYVARLSFSMNEGGGADQGYLQQVLGRGLFAGLGGSSELASGNMGRLQELLSTRRLLQMALFEEVEMIYPEGPKKDFMIHHYLELQGMRKQWAENESSLAELYFQHKNFEQFSRQENVVLQAVVGRIQQQLTQELSPSEILNIRFVSNSEVLSHDFINLLYDKLNTYYSNQSVEKQRRIFEAARSRRDSLEQEMDRAEEDYIKYLNQHNATAQGRYAESIRTQYLARKLSGEMEGYFLAIKNVETAKLALEQQTPLLQVIDRPLYPLYAERPNPRLFLFIGLFLGFFLGTSIVLGIQGAKDLMKFLKAQQAAKKEHPTEDDA; from the coding sequence ATGGATTTTTCTCAGTTGCTCACGGCTGAAAATATACAGAAACAACTCAAGCGCTATGCTTGGCTTTGGCTAAAATGGTCTTGGTTGGTCCTCATTTTAGCGGCCGCCTTGGGCTATTATCTCTATCAGTCTAAAGCAAAACTCCCTACCCGATATGTCGCCCGCCTCTCTTTTAGCATGAATGAAGGAGGCGGAGCGGACCAAGGCTACCTGCAGCAGGTGCTAGGAAGAGGCCTTTTTGCGGGCCTAGGCGGAAGCTCTGAATTGGCCTCTGGAAATATGGGCCGCTTGCAAGAGTTGCTGTCTACCCGCCGCCTTTTGCAAATGGCCCTCTTTGAAGAGGTCGAAATGATATACCCCGAAGGCCCTAAGAAGGACTTTATGATCCACCATTATCTAGAACTACAAGGTATGCGGAAACAATGGGCAGAAAATGAATCTAGTTTGGCTGAGCTCTATTTTCAACACAAAAATTTTGAACAGTTCTCTCGCCAAGAAAATGTAGTCTTGCAAGCGGTTGTGGGCCGAATCCAACAACAGCTGACCCAAGAGCTTAGCCCCTCCGAAATTCTGAATATTCGCTTTGTGAGCAATTCAGAGGTGCTCTCTCATGATTTTATCAATCTGCTCTACGATAAACTCAATACTTATTATAGCAACCAGTCGGTAGAAAAACAACGCCGAATCTTTGAGGCCGCCCGCAGCCGTAGAGATTCCCTAGAACAGGAAATGGATCGGGCCGAAGAGGATTATATCAAATACCTCAACCAACATAATGCTACCGCTCAAGGCCGCTATGCCGAAAGTATCCGCACGCAGTATTTGGCCCGAAAACTCTCTGGCGAAATGGAGGGCTATTTTCTGGCTATCAAGAATGTGGAAACGGCCAAATTGGCCCTAGAACAACAAACCCCCTTGCTGCAGGTTATTGACCGCCCACTTTATCCACTCTATGCCGAACGACCCAACCCCCGCCTGTTCCTATTTATTGGCCTCTTTTTAGGCTTTTTCTTAGGGACGTCCATCGTTCTAGGTATACAAGGAGCCAAAGATCTAATGAAGTTTTTAAAGGCCCAGCAAGCCGCCAAAAAAGAACATCCAACGGAAGATGATGCCTAA
- a CDS encoding right-handed parallel beta-helix repeat-containing protein gives MWNKIFLLFFLLPLSLGATTYIEGPILEDTEWLRANSPYIITQNLLIAEGACLRIEAGVELQFAHETQILVKGGLSAIGSKRKPIRFLGHNHAPWNGLRFYHNCLHYEEGQVRSTQFEYCEFLGIGEAPAQLLRTEGCHLSIRNCKIENCYTAIQSERQAKIQLIDSEIRNCDRALNVRNSSMAKVMGNEIENCNSIMLGGSTDFENNQLKKFTNYGRHSGLVVWMLGGGLINIRNNEFEQFEGVAIKLQKMSRRSSLNIRQNQFKGNSTNLKLSCQYANKGKTLVEENNFMDCKRYQLALFSPCSDEPAPIVIGPNYWGKSDENAFLDQEQDLNISAKLQVAAGPKKPYR, from the coding sequence ATGTGGAACAAGATATTTTTATTATTTTTTTTACTGCCGCTCAGTTTGGGGGCCACCACCTATATAGAAGGGCCCATTTTGGAAGATACCGAATGGTTGCGGGCCAATAGCCCTTATATTATTACGCAAAACCTACTCATTGCCGAGGGGGCCTGTTTGCGGATTGAGGCGGGAGTAGAGCTGCAATTTGCGCATGAAACCCAAATCTTGGTCAAAGGTGGACTTTCGGCCATAGGCAGCAAACGCAAGCCGATTCGTTTTTTGGGGCATAATCATGCACCTTGGAACGGTTTGCGCTTCTATCATAACTGCCTGCATTATGAAGAGGGCCAAGTTCGGAGCACACAATTTGAATATTGTGAGTTTTTGGGCATTGGCGAAGCCCCCGCCCAGCTTTTGCGGACCGAAGGCTGTCATTTGAGCATTAGAAACTGTAAAATAGAAAACTGCTATACGGCCATTCAGTCGGAGCGGCAAGCAAAGATTCAGTTGATTGACTCGGAGATTAGAAACTGCGATAGGGCCTTGAATGTGCGCAACAGCAGCATGGCCAAAGTGATGGGCAATGAAATAGAAAACTGCAACTCGATTATGTTGGGGGGCAGCACTGATTTTGAGAACAACCAGCTCAAAAAGTTTACAAACTACGGTCGACACTCGGGTCTGGTGGTTTGGATGCTAGGCGGCGGCCTAATTAACATCCGAAACAATGAATTTGAGCAATTTGAGGGAGTGGCCATCAAGTTGCAGAAAATGAGTCGGCGGTCTAGCCTAAATATTCGACAGAATCAATTTAAGGGCAATTCGACAAACCTCAAGCTTTCTTGCCAATATGCCAATAAAGGTAAGACTTTGGTAGAAGAAAATAACTTTATGGACTGCAAGCGCTATCAATTGGCCCTTTTTTCGCCTTGTTCGGATGAGCCTGCACCCATTGTTATTGGGCCCAACTATTGGGGAAAATCAGATGAAAATGCCTTTTTAGACCAAGAGCAGGACCTGAATATATCGGCAAAATTACAGGTTGCCGCAGGTCCAAAGAAGCCTTATCGCTAA
- a CDS encoding metal-dependent phosphohydrolase, with product MQLHPLITACQQQLQQQRSSLCYHNLAHTKGVVAAVAALHITPEILVPAAYIHDLGYEQSAQGHEAIAIAWGQKQLPKWGFKQKQIQEICLAIEATQLGQKPKTNLGAYLKDADISYSLSSHFWSRGELLRTEWQLENQRQYSDTAWLKLQYHFLEELLFFSPWGQLYLEPLRRYYLQQITERLQKMNI from the coding sequence ATGCAATTGCACCCCCTAATTACAGCCTGCCAACAGCAGCTGCAACAACAAAGAAGTAGCCTTTGCTACCATAATTTGGCCCACACCAAAGGCGTTGTAGCCGCTGTGGCCGCCCTGCATATCACTCCCGAAATCCTGGTTCCAGCCGCCTATATCCACGATTTAGGCTACGAACAATCGGCCCAAGGACATGAGGCTATAGCCATAGCTTGGGGGCAAAAACAGCTGCCCAAATGGGGCTTTAAGCAAAAACAAATTCAAGAAATTTGTCTAGCCATTGAAGCAACCCAATTGGGCCAAAAACCAAAGACAAATTTAGGCGCCTACCTAAAAGATGCCGATATTTCCTATAGCTTGAGTAGCCATTTCTGGAGCCGCGGAGAATTGCTCCGAACAGAATGGCAACTAGAAAACCAAAGGCAATATAGCGATACAGCCTGGCTGAAACTGCAATATCATTTTCTAGAAGAACTCTTGTTTTTTAGCCCCTGGGGGCAGCTTTATTTAGAACCACTGCGGCGCTATTATCTTCAGCAAATTACTGAACGGCTGCAAAAAATGAACATATGA
- a CDS encoding sulfite exporter TauE/SafE family protein, producing MLIFIGVMAVIFLASLVKSTFGFGEGMVNMSLLTLLLGLDQAVPLVAILALGGSAYIIIQDYKTMDWRELLPLLIGALMAAPLGLSVAQFLPAIWMRKLLGLLIMAFAFYKLYQSYQLAEDVGEPKGPAGRKWGYLYGFFGGLFGAAYNVAGPAGVLYGNFRAWQPAVFRVTLQGYYLLLGVAVVSGHGYMGRYTSDILQMAAFALIPIILGVVLGRFFNSKLSNPALFNKLVYGLLIILGLILIFK from the coding sequence ATGTTAATTTTTATTGGGGTCATGGCCGTTATTTTTCTTGCTTCTTTGGTCAAATCTACTTTTGGTTTTGGCGAGGGGATGGTCAATATGTCTTTGCTGACCTTATTATTGGGCTTAGATCAGGCGGTGCCCTTGGTGGCCATTTTGGCCTTGGGTGGCAGCGCCTATATTATTATTCAAGATTATAAAACCATGGATTGGCGCGAGCTCCTGCCCCTTTTAATCGGGGCCTTGATGGCCGCCCCTTTGGGCCTTTCGGTTGCTCAATTTTTGCCCGCCATCTGGATGCGCAAGCTGCTCGGCCTGCTCATTATGGCCTTTGCCTTCTATAAGTTGTATCAGAGTTATCAATTGGCCGAGGATGTAGGCGAACCCAAAGGGCCCGCTGGCCGAAAATGGGGCTACCTCTATGGCTTTTTTGGGGGATTGTTTGGCGCTGCCTATAATGTGGCCGGCCCCGCTGGGGTGCTCTATGGCAATTTTAGAGCCTGGCAGCCCGCTGTTTTTAGGGTCACTTTGCAGGGCTATTATTTGCTTTTGGGGGTGGCTGTCGTTTCTGGACACGGCTATATGGGCCGCTATACTAGCGATATTCTGCAAATGGCGGCCTTTGCCCTGATTCCTATCATTTTGGGGGTGGTTTTGGGCCGCTTTTTCAATAGCAAATTGTCTAATCCCGCCCTCTTCAATAAGCTGGTTTATGGCTTGCTCATTATCCTCGGACTCATTCTGATTTTTAAGTAG
- a CDS encoding alpha/beta fold hydrolase yields the protein MMPKLFYQETGQEKGPVLVCLHGFCEDHRIFAPFQEQLGQKYRQLLPDLPGFGQSTGAAEDLGQLAEILWQWLDDLKVEEVSLLGHSMGGYLALAMLEKRPQAIERICLLHSHPFADPPAKQAKRKKSAAFIEKHGVTTYLQQLIPQLFPAELRKTKLVQAFLQEQSGHSAQGVLAALKAMWSRPDRSAVLAQYEGPVLALIGELDEVIPPAFSAAQAQQQLSPNWQCKTIPQIGHMGFLEAPDQLNEIFNHFF from the coding sequence ATGATGCCTAAGCTTTTTTATCAAGAGACTGGCCAAGAAAAGGGCCCCGTTTTAGTCTGTCTACACGGCTTTTGTGAGGATCACCGCATTTTTGCCCCCTTTCAAGAACAACTGGGCCAAAAGTATCGGCAGTTGCTGCCCGACCTGCCCGGCTTTGGCCAATCAACAGGGGCCGCAGAGGATCTCGGCCAATTGGCCGAGATCCTCTGGCAATGGCTAGACGATTTGAAGGTAGAAGAAGTTAGCCTGCTGGGCCATTCTATGGGCGGTTATCTGGCCCTGGCGATGCTCGAAAAACGCCCCCAAGCTATTGAAAGGATCTGCCTGCTGCATAGCCACCCCTTTGCCGATCCCCCCGCCAAACAGGCCAAACGAAAAAAATCAGCCGCTTTTATTGAGAAGCATGGGGTAACTACTTACCTTCAACAACTGATTCCCCAACTTTTTCCCGCAGAACTCCGTAAAACAAAATTGGTCCAAGCCTTTTTGCAAGAACAAAGCGGACATAGCGCCCAAGGCGTGCTGGCCGCCCTCAAAGCGATGTGGTCTCGACCCGATCGCTCTGCTGTTTTGGCCCAATATGAAGGCCCCGTATTGGCCCTGATTGGCGAACTCGATGAGGTGATTCCCCCCGCTTTTTCTGCCGCCCAAGCCCAACAACAACTGTCTCCCAATTGGCAGTGCAAAACAATTCCGCAAATTGGCCATATGGGCTTTTTAGAAGCGCCAGACCAACTGAACGAAATTTTTAATCATTTTTTTTAG
- a CDS encoding Tex family protein: MIERIAKLLNIHAQAVSRVIELFESGATIPFIARYRKEASGGLNEVDLMAIKDEWEKQQEIEKRQAFILEKIEEQGKLTDELAKKIKNCFELHLLEDLYLPYKKKRKTRADKAREFGLEPLSELLWAQKDFDLDAIVEPLLSEEVLDEEDALEGARDIIAERINQDETARATVRQHYQKRARFKAEVVAGKEEEAQKYKNYFELDRPLKQLQAHQILAVLRAEKEGLLKVQLAPNEDYVLNDLCGQFIRRSCPDRWAEQLDMAIEDAYKRLMKPSISNEFVKQAKAQADLASIQIFADNLRQLLLASPLGNKRMMAIDPGYATGCKLVCLSATGELLEDTVIYPTPPRNRKFQATDTVLDLIEKHRIEAIAIGNGTAGRETEQFIRQLPFEGTPPAIFLVNESGASIYSASEIARQEFPDKDITVRGAVSIGRRLMDPLAELVKIDPKSIGVGQYQHDVDQKQLQNKLGAVVESCVNAVGVDLNTASEYLLTYVSGLGPALARNIVDYRRSKGAFKSRQELRSVKRLGEKAFEQAAGFLRIRKGIHPLDNTGVHPEAYPIVEQMAKDLNASIADLIADKSLRKKIQLKDYVQGEIGLPSLHDIMKELEKPGRDPRPPRQVFQFADVHQIEDLKEGMKLPGIVTNITAFGAFVDIGIKENGLLHKSQMSHQRVDDPGRFVKLGQELEVTIVGLELGRKRIQLSIIE, encoded by the coding sequence ATGATCGAACGTATTGCGAAACTGCTAAACATCCATGCTCAGGCTGTATCTAGAGTCATTGAGCTCTTTGAATCTGGGGCCACCATCCCCTTTATTGCTCGTTATCGAAAAGAGGCCAGTGGGGGCCTTAATGAGGTAGACCTCATGGCGATTAAAGACGAATGGGAAAAACAACAGGAAATAGAAAAGCGGCAGGCTTTTATCCTAGAAAAAATTGAGGAGCAAGGCAAGCTAACAGATGAGCTGGCCAAGAAAATTAAGAACTGCTTTGAGCTGCATCTGCTCGAAGATCTTTATTTGCCCTATAAGAAAAAGCGAAAAACCAGAGCCGATAAGGCCCGTGAGTTTGGTCTAGAGCCCTTGTCGGAGCTGCTTTGGGCCCAAAAAGATTTTGATCTAGATGCCATTGTAGAGCCTCTACTCTCTGAAGAAGTTTTGGATGAAGAGGATGCCCTAGAAGGGGCCAGAGATATTATTGCCGAGCGGATTAACCAAGATGAAACAGCTCGGGCCACCGTTCGCCAGCATTATCAGAAGCGGGCTCGCTTTAAGGCGGAAGTGGTAGCGGGCAAAGAAGAAGAGGCCCAAAAATATAAAAACTACTTTGAGCTGGACCGTCCGCTCAAGCAACTGCAAGCGCATCAGATATTGGCGGTTTTGCGGGCCGAAAAAGAGGGCCTGCTCAAGGTCCAATTGGCCCCCAATGAAGATTATGTACTCAATGATCTTTGTGGGCAGTTTATCCGCAGAAGTTGCCCTGATCGTTGGGCCGAACAACTGGATATGGCCATAGAAGATGCCTATAAACGGCTGATGAAGCCCTCTATTAGCAATGAGTTTGTTAAGCAAGCCAAGGCGCAGGCCGATTTGGCCTCCATACAGATTTTTGCCGATAACCTCCGCCAATTGCTCTTGGCCTCTCCTTTGGGCAACAAAAGAATGATGGCCATTGACCCTGGCTATGCCACTGGTTGTAAGCTGGTTTGTTTGTCGGCCACTGGCGAACTACTTGAAGATACTGTCATTTATCCCACCCCGCCTCGTAACCGCAAGTTTCAGGCAACCGATACGGTTTTGGACCTAATCGAAAAGCATCGGATAGAAGCGATTGCGATTGGGAATGGAACGGCAGGGCGAGAAACAGAGCAGTTTATTCGCCAACTGCCCTTTGAGGGAACGCCCCCAGCCATTTTCTTGGTCAATGAAAGTGGGGCCTCAATTTACTCGGCCTCTGAAATTGCTCGTCAGGAGTTTCCCGATAAAGATATTACGGTTCGTGGAGCGGTTTCTATTGGGCGCCGTTTGATGGACCCCTTGGCCGAGTTGGTGAAAATTGATCCTAAATCTATTGGGGTGGGGCAGTACCAGCATGATGTGGACCAAAAACAGCTGCAAAATAAATTGGGGGCGGTAGTCGAAAGCTGCGTAAATGCGGTAGGGGTGGACCTCAATACCGCCAGTGAATATCTACTTACCTATGTTTCGGGTTTGGGGCCTGCCTTGGCCCGCAACATTGTCGATTATCGTCGCTCGAAAGGGGCCTTTAAGAGTCGGCAAGAACTGCGTTCGGTCAAGCGTTTGGGCGAAAAAGCCTTTGAGCAGGCAGCGGGCTTCTTGCGTATTCGAAAAGGGATTCATCCATTGGATAATACGGGGGTGCATCCAGAAGCCTATCCGATTGTAGAGCAGATGGCCAAGGATCTCAATGCCAGCATTGCGGACCTTATTGCGGATAAGAGTTTGCGCAAAAAGATTCAGCTCAAAGATTATGTACAGGGCGAAATAGGGCTCCCTTCTTTGCATGATATTATGAAAGAGTTGGAGAAACCTGGCCGCGATCCTCGTCCGCCCCGCCAAGTTTTCCAGTTTGCCGATGTGCATCAGATAGAGGACCTCAAAGAGGGGATGAAGTTGCCGGGCATCGTGACCAATATTACGGCCTTTGGGGCCTTTGTGGATATTGGAATTAAGGAAAACGGGCTTTTGCATAAGTCTCAGATGAGCCATCAAAGAGTAGATGATCCTGGCCGTTTTGTCAAATTGGGCCAGGAGTTAGAAGTTACTATTGTGGGTTTGGAGCTAGGCCGCAAAAGGATTCAGCTCTCGATCATAGAGTAG